One Mesoplodon densirostris isolate mMesDen1 chromosome X, mMesDen1 primary haplotype, whole genome shotgun sequence genomic region harbors:
- the LOC132481596 gene encoding cancer/testis antigen 47A-like — protein MSATGEGDPAPGGPEGPAGAAGAQVETARAGDRVDRDSEPRGGDAVPGAWGGAGEVALEGRGAEEDSDNRPAEEEEEEEEAGGLDRVVEEHWFPMTGFRFVCLELVSSLLRRIYYNHHILVPTLLSWHHAGRGERPTAQEPEEAEEAEAGLPKSVLLFTKETTKYQDENVNEEAQGAKSEGEREKFNKKQEPEKDLNPAGQTQKVHVALKITQRFPGAYQFCFRFSILPVN, from the exons ATGTCGGCCACGGGGGAAGGAGACCCGGCCCCAGGAGGCCCAGAGGGCCCCGCGGGTGCAGCTGGGGCCCAGGTCGAGACGGCCAGAGCCGGCGACCGGGTGGACCGCGACTCAGAGCCTCGCGGGGGTGATGCGGTGCCGGGGGCCTGGGGAGGCGCTGGGGAGGTGGCCCTGGAAGGCAGGGGCGCTGAGGAGGACTCGGACAACAGGCcggcagaagaggaggaggaggaggaggaggcagggggCCTGGACCGCGTGGTAGAAGAGCACTGGTTCCCCATGACGGGCTTCCGCTTCGTGTGCCTGGAGCTGGTGTCCTCACTGCTGCGCCGCATCTACTACAACCACCACATCCTCGTCCCGACCCTGCTGAGCTGGCACCATGCTGGACGTGGGGAGAGGCCCACAGCCCAGGAACCCGAGGAGGCGGAGGAGGCTGAGGCCGGCC TCCCAAAGTCTGTATTATTATTCACTAAAGAAACAACTAAATATCAGGATGAGAACGTCAATGAGGAGGCCCAAGGTGCTAAAAgtgagggggaaagagagaagtTTAACAAAAAACAAGAACCTGAAAAGGATCTGAACCCAGCAGGACAGACCCAGAAAGTCCATGTAGCTTTGAAAATAACCCAGCGGTTCCCAGGTGCTTACCAATTTTGTTTTCGTTTTTCAATTCTCCCAGTGAATTga